A window of Hevea brasiliensis isolate MT/VB/25A 57/8 chromosome 14, ASM3005281v1, whole genome shotgun sequence contains these coding sequences:
- the LOC131172981 gene encoding uncharacterized protein LOC131172981, translated as MDAQLSLSSLFSSSSFELNSLLAETDEKDDMYKKEEIHHLKNLSSGKPLTRGRLFPPPISCLKIFKTGRPYTYLSFNEEDDSFVLEEIRIPNSDIFRASREDGRLRLFFDHSGKEEEEEEEEEN; from the exons atgg ATGCACAATTATCCTTATCATCCCTCTTTTCTTCATCATCATTTGAGCTTAATTCCCTGCTAGCAGAAACCGATGAAAAAGATGACATGTATAAGAAAGAAgagattcatcatttgaagaatTTATCATCTGGGAAGCCATTAACAAGAGGAAGATTATTTCCCCCACCAATTTCTTGCTTAAAAATATTTAAGACAGGGAGGCCTTACACATACCTTTCATTCAATGAAGAAGATGATAGCTTTGTCCTTGAGGAGATACGAATCCCTAACAGTGACATCTTTCGTGCTAGTAGAGAAGATGGGAGGTTGAGGCTGTTCTTTGATCATTcagggaaagaagaagaagaagaagaagaagaagagaattaa